In Caldicoprobacter guelmensis, the genomic stretch GCCGGCGTTATTTGGCCATTCCCAGCAGTATTTCCCTCTGCAGGTGGTTTGGCCACCTCCTCGCTGGACAGCCTGGCTATCACAAACACCATAAATAGGATGAATATATACATCATTTTCATCCATGTCGCGGTAGTATTGTATCTTCTTGGCATTAAACCACCCCTCCTGTTAACTGCCATTCGTTACTGCTTCAAAAGCTCATTTAATTTTCTACTTCCATGTTAAATTCGTTTTTCAAATACTGTTTAACAGGTTGCTTAAGCATAATTGGTGGATATGTTTGAGCAGGCTGCCCAAAGGAAATTCGACAAAGACAGGGTGATGCTGAGAGCAAGTACCAGCTGATATTTGAACAACTGCCAGTTGAGGTTAATTTACTCCCCTGTTCCCTTATTTTTCATACGATGGGTAAACTCTGCCTGAAGCCTTGGAGCTTCCTTGTCTTCCTTGACCGCCTTTATTGCACGGGCCAGCGCTGCAACATAAATGTCAAGTACCACCTTTCCCTTTTCTTCGCTGGCATAGCTGGCATTGCCTACCACGTTTTCCGGATAGTCTGCGTACCACCAAAGGGCGTTATGTACCCCGTGTTCCCATAAATGTTTAAAGCGCCTCAAAGGTTCAACCGTGTTCTGCGGAGCATATTCCAATTTTGCCTTGCCCGGGCAACAGGCCATAAAAAGTGAGGTCTCCATTTCACAAGCATGTCCCATAACATCTGTTTCCCACAGGCTGTTTATTCTGGCGCGTTCCTCACTTGTAAGCCCCTCACCAATATTGGTATAGTAAAGGATATAATCTGTTGGCTCATCCAGTCGGCTCATGGCAAAATAGTCCAGCATGTGCCTATTGCCTCCATGGCCATTTACAATAAGAATCTTTTTAAATCCGTTGGAGGCAATGGACTTTAATAGTAAGCTCAATGCTTCAATGGCAAAAGCCTGGGGAAAGTTCACTGTGCCCGTAAAGCAAGCAGCTTCGTGGACTTGCATCATGAAGTAGGGTGGGAACACGACCGCAGGCTCAATCTCTGCAGCCCTGCACGCTATTGTGTGGGTGATAATCATGTCACATCCGAAAGGCAGATGTTCTCCATGCCGCTCTAGAGATCCGGTCGGGACAATGCAGAGGCCATGCTCCTCTACAGCTCTTTTAAAATCCCGAGGCACCAAATATTCCCAGCGCATAAACAACTCCCCCTTATTTTACAGTTTAAACAAATCACAAGTATATTTTACCATATAAAATCAAAAAAGGATATATCCCCTTAAATTGGATATATCCTTTTTGACGTTCAGCTAGACCTAACTGAAATGTTCATTAAATTATTCTAAATAAACGACATTCCCAGTTTTTTGACATTTGTTACTTTTACATTTTCATCTCCAATAAGGCTGGGTTTAGCATTCCAAATATCATTGCAATGTGAGCAACAATTAGAAAAGTTCCTACGAATATTGCATGGAGTTTCAGTTTGTCAACCTCATCACGGCTTTTTGCTATTACTCCCAATTCTAAAAGCGCTATACCCAGAAGCGGTACAACACCTGATAGATAAAAACCCACAGCAATTACATCAGCCGGCCCTCTCCAACCTCCAGAAACAGTCAAAGGTATTACTGCATTAAAGAAAAGGTAAATAAAAATTCCGACGAAATAAAGTCCTGCTAAAATTCCAGCAATTCTATTCAATTTTCTGAGCCCACCGTCGAGCTTCCTACTGAATAGTATTGCTAATTCTGAAACAGCTATGGTTTCAGCAAGAATGACCGGGATGGCCATAAAAATAATGAGATTCCAGGGTTGGTTTGTTGCGAGTAATTCCATATAATGTGTCATTGTATTCATGCTTTCATGACCTCCTTCATTTTTTGCTCAATTATAGGATAAATATGTGAAGATTTTATGAAGATAGCAACATTTCGATATCATCCAACCAGCTTTTACGGCACCAGTTATCTTCCATCTTTGTACGCACTACACGTGTTTCGGACTGTGAGAAGCAAGCAAAAGAAAATACAGGAATAAATTTTAATAACGTCTTGTAAACAATTATTTCATTGCTAGTCCTTTATTGATTGCTTCCTCGATGACCTTATGGCAGCAAACGCCCATTGGATTATTCACTTTACAATTGGAATTTTTCATTAAAGCTTTGGGAAAGGTATTCATCTTCACCACTATCTCAATCCTCCCGGGTACGATGCGAATCTCCTTTATGTCATCATCATGGAATGTGGGGAAGTATCCGTAATCCTGTTCGATCTTTGCTGCCCCTTCTATGAATCTCATATCCATATAACTCACCTCTTCTCACCAACATCCTTGCAGTTCAAGGCTTTACTTATTTATGTTTTCTTTTGAGCGATGCCACGCACTCCACGTGAGTCGTATGCGGGAACATGTCCACCGGTTGTACATCAACCACCTCATATCCGTGTTCAGTTAAAAGTTTTAAGTCCCTTGCAAGAGTCGCTGGGTTACAGGATACATAAACAATCCTTTGCGGCGCCATACGCGCTAGGGCCTCCAGCACCTCGGCTTCACATCCCTTTCTGGGTGGGTCCAACACCACCACATCGGCATGCAAACCCGAGTTCACCAGCTCGGGGATCACTACTTCGGCTTTCCCTTCTATGAATTCAGCATTTGTTATGCCATTTATCCTGGCATTCTCCCACGCATCCTGTACCGCTTGAGGCACTTCCTCTATGCCATATACTTTATGGGCATTACGTGCCAAAAACAGCGAAATGGTACCTATTCCGCTATAGAGGTCTATAACCGTTTCTTTACCTGTTAATGTGGCATACTCTAATACTTTATTATACAAGATCTCAGTCTGTACCGGATTTACCTGAAAAAACGAGAGGGGCGATATCTTAAAAGTTAATCGGCCCAGGATATCGACAATATAGTCCTGTCCCCACAA encodes the following:
- a CDS encoding creatininase family protein, with protein sequence MRWEYLVPRDFKRAVEEHGLCIVPTGSLERHGEHLPFGCDMIITHTIACRAAEIEPAVVFPPYFMMQVHEAACFTGTVNFPQAFAIEALSLLLKSIASNGFKKILIVNGHGGNRHMLDYFAMSRLDEPTDYILYYTNIGEGLTSEERARINSLWETDVMGHACEMETSLFMACCPGKAKLEYAPQNTVEPLRRFKHLWEHGVHNALWWYADYPENVVGNASYASEEKGKVVLDIYVAALARAIKAVKEDKEAPRLQAEFTHRMKNKGTGE
- a CDS encoding DUF6803 family protein, producing the protein MNTMTHYMELLATNQPWNLIIFMAIPVILAETIAVSELAILFSRKLDGGLRKLNRIAGILAGLYFVGIFIYLFFNAVIPLTVSGGWRGPADVIAVGFYLSGVVPLLGIALLELGVIAKSRDEVDKLKLHAIFVGTFLIVAHIAMIFGMLNPALLEMKM